The Mycolicibacterium hassiacum DSM 44199 genome includes a window with the following:
- a CDS encoding PPE family protein produces the protein MIWHAMPPEVNTGRLMAGPGPAPMLQAAAGWEALAIFLETQADELAASIVSLTSLWSGAASERAVVAAGQLVAWLRTVSAQAHKRAAQATAQANSYSKAMATTPPLPEIEQNHITHAVLEATNFFGINTVPIALNEFDYFVRMWNQAAGAMDVYQAETAVNIMFEPIMPFKPVVIPGVGETATAAALGKAAAQLPASMTRNLVIEQVGAQASIESAALHTGRAVAQANQMAVHAEGQAERTRNSHNFVREGELLQQGSQHSVQQGVQMGVQLGTQLGTQLAQLPQQATQMVSQPMQQLLSPLQQVGSIFGQMGNLAGERAQIGLIGTSPFSNHPLAGGSGPAVGAGLVRAASLPGAGGTPPATPLMNKLLGTEVKVPVGAAAGGPGVGPAPVGAGPMGLGQRGKSGGSKPGLTAPAVLPQDLAEDDEDDW, from the coding sequence ATGATCTGGCACGCGATGCCGCCCGAGGTCAACACCGGGCGGCTGATGGCCGGCCCCGGCCCGGCGCCGATGCTGCAGGCGGCAGCAGGCTGGGAGGCGCTGGCCATCTTCCTGGAGACCCAGGCAGACGAGCTCGCCGCCAGCATTGTCTCGCTGACGTCGCTGTGGAGTGGGGCGGCGAGTGAGCGGGCGGTGGTGGCCGCCGGCCAGCTGGTCGCGTGGCTGCGCACGGTGTCGGCGCAGGCCCACAAGCGGGCCGCGCAGGCCACCGCGCAGGCCAACTCGTACAGCAAGGCGATGGCGACCACCCCGCCGCTGCCGGAGATCGAGCAGAACCACATCACCCACGCGGTGTTGGAGGCGACCAACTTCTTCGGCATCAACACGGTGCCGATCGCCCTCAACGAGTTCGACTACTTCGTGCGGATGTGGAACCAGGCCGCCGGGGCGATGGACGTCTACCAGGCCGAGACGGCGGTGAACATCATGTTCGAGCCGATCATGCCGTTCAAGCCGGTCGTCATCCCCGGGGTCGGGGAGACGGCGACGGCCGCGGCGCTCGGCAAGGCGGCCGCCCAGCTGCCGGCGTCGATGACCCGCAACCTGGTCATCGAGCAGGTGGGGGCGCAGGCGTCCATCGAGTCGGCGGCGCTGCACACCGGCCGCGCGGTGGCGCAGGCCAATCAGATGGCCGTGCACGCCGAGGGCCAGGCGGAGCGGACCCGCAACTCGCACAACTTCGTCCGCGAGGGTGAGTTGCTGCAGCAGGGCAGCCAGCACAGTGTGCAGCAGGGCGTGCAGATGGGGGTGCAGCTGGGCACCCAGCTCGGCACGCAGCTCGCGCAGCTGCCCCAGCAGGCGACCCAGATGGTGTCGCAGCCGATGCAGCAGCTGTTGTCACCGCTGCAGCAGGTGGGGTCGATCTTCGGCCAGATGGGCAATCTCGCCGGCGAGCGGGCCCAGATCGGGCTGATCGGCACCAGCCCGTTCTCCAACCATCCGCTGGCCGGCGGCAGCGGGCCCGCCGTCGGGGCCGGCCTGGTGCGGGCGGCGTCGCTGCCGGGGGCAGGCGGTACCCCGCCGGCGACACCGCTGATGAACAAGCTGCTCGGCACCGAGGTCAAGGTGCCGGTGGGTGCGGCCGCCGGCGGGCCCGGGGTGGGTCCGGCGCCGGTGGGCGCGGGGCCGATGGGGCTGGGTCAGCGCGGCAAGAGCGGCGGCAGCAAGCCGGGTCTGACCGCACCGGCGGTGCTGCCGCAGGACCTGGCCGAGGACGACGAAGACGACTGGTGA
- a CDS encoding MinD/ParA family ATP-binding protein, giving the protein MSADYERLFHSPGDAVETAGNEGDRAATSDTSDTGEKDGKRDATASPKPPVSGGADTTPPPMPVAGNPPQTQTAAAPPTATPSAGQNETTTQMPIARPPLAGQTSPPPANGLLRQPQQTGQTGARFEPPRQAPAPAPRPAPAPPPSAHFAEVSQEIETPWAGQLAPTSAATIGNHRAIDALSHVGVKTAVKMPSQRGWRHWLYVLTRINLGLSPDELYEMELHTRIRRNARDSYQIGIFGLKGGVGKTAITVALGSVLSRVRGDRILAIDADPDGGNLADRAGRQSAATVADLLADKELSRYNDIRAYTSMNSANLEVLSSEDYSTARRAFNDEDWKNATSIVSRYYNLVLADCGAGLFHPAARGVLATVSGLVIVASASIDGARQAAVTMDWLRQNGYQDLLGRSCVVINHVVPGKPNIDVEDLVQQFERHVPPGRVIVLPYDKHIAAGTEIQLDLLSRKFQRRITELAAALSDDFDRLERR; this is encoded by the coding sequence ATGTCGGCCGACTATGAGCGGCTTTTCCACTCCCCGGGGGACGCTGTGGAGACAGCCGGCAACGAGGGGGATCGGGCCGCGACCAGCGACACGAGCGACACGGGCGAGAAGGACGGGAAGCGCGACGCGACGGCGTCGCCCAAGCCGCCCGTGAGCGGGGGCGCGGATACGACGCCGCCACCGATGCCGGTGGCCGGCAATCCGCCGCAGACGCAGACCGCCGCGGCCCCACCGACAGCGACCCCGTCGGCCGGACAGAACGAGACCACCACGCAGATGCCGATCGCCCGGCCTCCGCTCGCGGGGCAGACCTCGCCGCCGCCGGCGAACGGCCTGCTGCGTCAACCCCAGCAGACCGGGCAGACCGGTGCCCGGTTCGAGCCGCCGCGGCAGGCTCCGGCGCCCGCGCCCCGTCCGGCGCCCGCCCCGCCGCCGTCGGCGCACTTCGCCGAGGTGTCGCAGGAGATCGAGACGCCGTGGGCCGGCCAGCTCGCCCCGACGTCGGCGGCGACCATCGGCAATCACCGGGCGATCGACGCGCTGTCGCACGTCGGGGTCAAGACCGCGGTCAAGATGCCGTCGCAGCGCGGCTGGCGGCACTGGCTGTACGTGCTGACGCGCATCAACCTGGGTCTGTCGCCCGATGAGCTCTACGAGATGGAGTTGCACACGCGCATCCGCCGTAATGCGCGCGACTCGTATCAGATCGGGATCTTCGGGCTCAAGGGCGGCGTCGGCAAGACCGCGATCACCGTGGCGCTGGGTTCGGTGCTGAGCCGGGTGCGCGGCGACCGGATCCTGGCCATCGACGCCGACCCGGACGGCGGCAACCTGGCCGACCGGGCCGGCCGGCAGTCCGCGGCCACCGTCGCCGACCTGCTGGCCGACAAGGAGTTGTCGCGCTACAACGACATCCGCGCCTACACCAGCATGAACAGCGCCAACCTCGAGGTGCTGTCGTCGGAGGACTACAGCACCGCGCGGCGCGCGTTCAACGACGAGGACTGGAAGAACGCGACCTCGATCGTGTCGCGCTACTACAACCTGGTACTGGCCGACTGCGGCGCGGGCCTGTTCCACCCGGCCGCGCGCGGGGTGTTGGCGACCGTGTCGGGGCTGGTGATCGTGGCCAGCGCCTCGATCGACGGGGCCCGGCAGGCCGCAGTGACCATGGACTGGCTGCGCCAGAACGGGTATCAGGATCTGCTCGGACGCTCGTGCGTGGTGATCAACCACGTGGTGCCGGGTAAGCCCAACATCGACGTGGAGGACTTGGTGCAGCAGTTCGAGCGGCACGTGCCGCCGGGCCGGGTGATCGTGCTGCCGTACGACAAGCACATCGCGGCGGGCACCGAGATCCAGCTCGACCTGCTGAGCCGCAAGTTCCAGCGGCGGATCACTGAGCTGGCCGCCGCATTGTCCGACGACTTCGACAGGCTCGAACGGCGTTGA
- a CDS encoding PE family protein codes for MQPLEHNPGAVGVGSQIIANGVRGLAAGTTAGAEVTALVPAGAEEVSAMAAAAFAAEGVEFLGMNAFAQEELARVGASLVEIAGIYNAVDAANAANF; via the coding sequence ATGCAGCCTTTGGAGCACAACCCGGGCGCCGTCGGTGTCGGGTCGCAGATCATCGCCAACGGGGTCCGTGGCCTGGCGGCCGGCACCACCGCCGGCGCCGAGGTGACCGCCCTGGTGCCGGCCGGTGCCGAGGAGGTGTCGGCGATGGCCGCCGCGGCCTTCGCTGCCGAGGGTGTCGAGTTCCTCGGGATGAACGCGTTCGCCCAGGAGGAACTGGCCCGGGTTGGGGCGTCTTTGGTGGAGATCGCCGGCATCTACAACGCCGTCGACGCGGCCAACGCCGCGAACTTCTGA
- the eccD gene encoding type VII secretion integral membrane protein EccD gives MTSTAAAASPAGVSAPARPATTRVTILTGRRMTDLVLPATAPIESYIDETVAVLAELLEDTPKEVLGGFDFSAQGVWAFARPGAPPLKSSESLDDAGVVDGTLLTLVLVSRTERYRPLVEDVIDAIAVLDESPEFDRSAFYRFVYLATPVAALALTIMSLVAYSRTGHHWWWAIALGLVGLAVLGGSLLARNRFQNIGLSESLLVASAPFLAGAGAAAIPLPREYDGMGAPQVAAAAAIVLLLTLGSRGGPRKRAEIAAFLAVTSIAATAAAVAYGYGWQYWVPAGAIAFGLIVVTNAAKLTVAVARIALPPIPAPGETVGVEELLDPVATPHGDESPTWQAIIESIPDSAARLQERSQLARQLLIGFVTAGALVLSVGAIAVVVQGHFFVHSLIVAALVTTICGFRSRLYAERWCAWALLAAAVTIPTGVMVKLTLWYPRTGWLILGIYLLVAVVTLIVIGATRGIQRVSPVTKWILELVDGAAIAAVIPMLLWIASVYDILRNLRF, from the coding sequence TTGACCAGCACGGCGGCAGCGGCATCGCCCGCGGGCGTCTCGGCGCCCGCGCGGCCGGCGACCACCCGGGTCACCATCCTGACCGGGCGGCGCATGACGGATCTGGTGTTGCCCGCGACGGCCCCGATCGAGTCCTACATCGACGAGACCGTCGCGGTGCTGGCCGAACTGCTCGAGGACACTCCCAAGGAGGTGCTGGGCGGGTTCGACTTCTCCGCGCAGGGGGTGTGGGCGTTCGCCCGTCCGGGGGCGCCGCCGCTGAAGTCGAGCGAATCGCTCGACGACGCCGGGGTGGTGGACGGGACGCTGCTGACGCTGGTGCTGGTGAGCCGCACCGAGCGGTACCGGCCGCTGGTCGAGGACGTGATCGACGCGATCGCGGTGCTCGACGAGTCACCGGAGTTCGACCGGTCGGCGTTCTACCGGTTCGTCTACCTGGCGACGCCGGTCGCGGCGCTGGCGCTGACGATCATGTCGCTGGTGGCGTACTCCCGTACCGGCCATCATTGGTGGTGGGCGATCGCGCTGGGACTGGTCGGGTTGGCGGTGCTGGGCGGAAGCCTGTTGGCGCGCAACCGGTTCCAGAACATCGGGCTGTCCGAGAGCCTGTTGGTAGCGTCGGCTCCGTTCTTGGCCGGGGCGGGGGCGGCGGCGATCCCGTTGCCGCGCGAGTACGACGGGATGGGTGCCCCGCAGGTGGCCGCCGCGGCGGCGATCGTGCTGCTGTTGACCCTGGGCAGCCGTGGCGGGCCGCGCAAGCGTGCGGAGATCGCGGCGTTTCTGGCGGTGACGTCGATCGCGGCGACGGCCGCGGCGGTGGCCTACGGGTACGGCTGGCAGTACTGGGTGCCGGCGGGCGCGATCGCGTTCGGGCTGATCGTGGTCACCAACGCGGCGAAACTCACGGTGGCGGTTGCGCGTATCGCGCTGCCGCCGATCCCGGCGCCGGGCGAGACCGTCGGGGTCGAGGAGTTGTTGGACCCGGTGGCGACCCCGCACGGGGACGAGTCGCCGACCTGGCAGGCGATCATCGAGTCGATTCCGGATTCGGCGGCGCGGCTGCAGGAACGCAGCCAGCTGGCCCGCCAGCTGCTGATCGGTTTCGTGACCGCCGGTGCGCTGGTGTTGTCGGTCGGCGCGATCGCCGTCGTGGTGCAGGGGCACTTCTTCGTGCACTCGCTGATCGTGGCGGCGCTGGTGACGACGATCTGCGGGTTCCGGTCCCGGCTGTACGCCGAACGGTGGTGTGCCTGGGCGCTGTTGGCGGCCGCGGTCACCATACCGACCGGGGTGATGGTGAAGCTGACGCTGTGGTACCCACGCACTGGGTGGTTGATCCTGGGCATCTACCTGCTGGTGGCGGTGGTGACGCTGATCGTGATCGGCGCGACGCGCGGTATCCAGCGGGTGTCGCCGGTGACCAAGTGGATCCTGGAACTCGTTGACGGAGCGGCGATCGCGGCGGTGATCCCGATGCTGTTGTGGATCGCCAGCGTCTACGACATCCTGCGCAACCTGCGGTTCTAA
- the eccCb gene encoding type VII secretion protein EccCb, translating into MTIESEQRVLREVVLDQLAGECRAYRMWLPPLKDPMPVNELVEKDAQRHFLRFPLGIMDEPRRHRQDVWGIDVSAGGGNIAIGGAPQTGKSTFLQTLILSASVTHTPRQVQFYCVDLGGGGLMYLEDLPHVGGVATRSEPDRVNRVVAEMKSVLRQREATFKQFRVGSMAQYREMREDPNHPASADPFGDVFLVIDGWPAFVAEFPDLEPVVQDIAGQGLQFGVHTVISTPRWTELKSRVRDYLGTKVEFRLGDVNETQIDRITREIPANRPGRAVSLEKHHLMIGVPRLDGVHSADNLVAAITEAVQFVRSQHTEQAPKVRVLPERIYLHELDPNPPGPDADYRTRWTIPLGVRETDLSVAYAHMYLTPHVLIFGAPKSGKTRIAHAVAQAICARNSPQQVRFMLADFRSGLLGAVPDSHLLDAGAVNRNNATLEESIKALAINLKKRLPPPDLTASQLRSRSWWSGPDVVLLVDDWHMIVAAAGVVPPMAPLFPLLPAAADIGLHIIVTCQMSHAHRATMDKFVGAAYGAGSPTLFLSGEKQEFPSSEIKLKRRPPGQAFLVSPEGKEVIQAAYVDPPEE; encoded by the coding sequence ATGACTATCGAGTCCGAACAGCGCGTGCTGCGCGAGGTGGTGCTCGACCAGCTGGCCGGGGAGTGCCGGGCGTACCGGATGTGGTTGCCGCCGTTGAAGGATCCGATGCCGGTCAACGAGCTGGTCGAGAAGGACGCGCAGCGGCATTTCCTGCGGTTTCCGCTGGGCATCATGGACGAGCCGCGGCGGCACCGCCAGGACGTGTGGGGCATCGACGTGTCGGCCGGTGGCGGCAACATCGCGATCGGCGGCGCCCCGCAGACCGGCAAGTCGACGTTTCTGCAGACGCTGATCCTGTCGGCGTCGGTCACCCACACGCCGCGGCAGGTGCAGTTCTACTGCGTGGATCTCGGCGGTGGCGGTCTGATGTACCTCGAGGATCTGCCGCACGTCGGCGGGGTGGCCACCCGGTCCGAACCGGACCGGGTCAACCGCGTCGTCGCCGAGATGAAATCCGTTCTGCGCCAACGTGAGGCGACGTTCAAACAGTTCCGCGTCGGGTCGATGGCGCAGTACCGCGAGATGCGCGAGGACCCGAATCATCCGGCGTCGGCCGACCCGTTCGGCGACGTGTTCCTGGTGATCGACGGCTGGCCGGCGTTCGTCGCGGAGTTCCCCGACCTCGAGCCGGTGGTGCAGGACATCGCCGGGCAGGGCCTGCAGTTCGGGGTGCACACGGTGATCTCCACCCCGCGGTGGACCGAGCTGAAGTCCCGGGTGCGTGACTATCTGGGCACCAAGGTCGAGTTTCGGCTCGGTGACGTCAACGAGACCCAGATCGACCGCATCACGCGTGAGATCCCGGCCAACCGGCCGGGCCGGGCGGTGTCGCTGGAGAAGCACCACCTGATGATCGGCGTGCCGCGCCTCGACGGGGTGCACAGCGCGGACAACCTGGTCGCCGCGATCACCGAGGCGGTGCAGTTCGTCCGCTCGCAGCACACCGAGCAGGCGCCGAAGGTGCGGGTGCTGCCGGAGCGGATCTACCTGCACGAGCTCGATCCGAACCCGCCCGGGCCGGACGCCGATTACCGCACCCGTTGGACGATCCCGCTGGGGGTGCGCGAGACCGACCTGTCGGTGGCCTACGCGCACATGTACCTGACCCCGCACGTGCTGATCTTCGGTGCGCCCAAGTCGGGCAAGACCCGCATCGCGCACGCGGTGGCGCAGGCGATCTGTGCCCGCAACAGCCCGCAGCAGGTGCGGTTCATGCTGGCCGACTTCCGGTCGGGTCTGCTGGGCGCGGTGCCCGACAGCCACCTGCTCGACGCCGGCGCGGTGAACCGCAACAACGCCACGCTGGAGGAGTCGATCAAGGCGTTGGCGATCAACCTCAAGAAGCGGTTGCCGCCGCCGGACCTGACCGCCTCGCAGCTGCGGTCGCGGTCGTGGTGGTCGGGGCCGGACGTGGTGCTGCTGGTCGACGACTGGCACATGATCGTCGCGGCCGCGGGGGTGGTGCCGCCGATGGCGCCGTTGTTCCCGCTGCTGCCGGCGGCCGCCGACATCGGCCTGCACATCATCGTGACCTGCCAGATGAGCCATGCGCACCGCGCCACGATGGACAAGTTCGTGGGTGCCGCCTACGGCGCCGGGTCGCCCACCCTGTTCCTGTCCGGGGAGAAGCAGGAGTTCCCGTCCAGCGAGATCAAGCTCAAGCGTCGGCCGCCTGGCCAGGCGTTTCTCGTCTCGCCGGAGGGTAAGGAGGTCATCCAGGCCGCCTACGTGGATCCCCCCGAAGAATAA
- a CDS encoding WXG100 family type VII secretion target has protein sequence MTEQVWNFAGIEGGASEIQGAVATTAGLLDEGKGSLAALAAVWGGSGSEAYQAVQMRWDNAAAELNAALQNLAQTISEAGATMAQTEAGVTGMFA, from the coding sequence ATGACCGAACAGGTATGGAATTTCGCCGGTATCGAGGGCGGCGCGAGCGAGATCCAGGGCGCGGTGGCCACCACCGCCGGGCTGCTCGACGAAGGCAAGGGCTCGCTGGCCGCGCTGGCCGCGGTCTGGGGCGGTAGCGGTTCGGAAGCTTACCAGGCGGTGCAGATGCGGTGGGACAATGCTGCTGCGGAGCTCAACGCCGCGCTTCAGAACCTGGCTCAGACCATCAGCGAGGCCGGTGCGACGATGGCACAGACTGAAGCCGGCGTGACCGGGATGTTCGCCTAA
- a CDS encoding type VII secretion target, which translates to MPAVNPGGGTQDLRVDPGVVRESGGKIGEIAGSIPDAPTPYKPAGGDPLSSAIAAKVAEVVDPIIPQVPKVKNSLSGYAEKVKAAANHYENTDSQLASKITEQTSKLDQLANQTYQA; encoded by the coding sequence ATGCCTGCAGTGAATCCGGGCGGGGGCACGCAGGACTTGCGCGTCGACCCCGGCGTGGTCCGCGAATCCGGCGGCAAGATCGGTGAGATCGCCGGCAGCATCCCGGATGCGCCTACCCCGTATAAGCCCGCGGGTGGCGATCCGCTGTCATCGGCGATTGCTGCCAAGGTCGCCGAGGTGGTCGACCCGATCATTCCGCAGGTTCCGAAGGTGAAGAATTCGCTGTCGGGGTATGCGGAGAAGGTGAAGGCGGCCGCAAACCACTACGAGAACACCGACAGCCAGCTGGCATCCAAGATCACCGAACAGACGAGCAAGCTGGATCAGCTCGCCAACCAGACATACCAGGCCTAG
- the istA gene encoding IS21 family transposase: MAFREVNVNEIREVLRLWLGVAGLPAPGLRTIAAHCGLDRKTVRRYVQAAHAAGLRRDDDASVIDDGLIGAVAEAVRPVRPHGHGAAWEQLLAFEGQIRAWVAGDGEQRPLTITKIHTLLARQGCVVPYRTLHRFASERCGFGRKGTTVRVADGDPGVECQIDFGYLGMLTDATDGRRRKVHALIFTAVYSRHMFVWLTYSQTLAAVIAGCQAAWAFFGGVFAVLIPDNLKPVIASADALNPQFTRGWLDYAGHGGFLTDPARVRSPKDKPRVERVVQYVRRNFWDGETFSSLDEAQHVATVWCERTAGTRIHGTTCARPLEVFTAEEQPLLLAMPGVYDVPVFKAVKVHRDFHAEVAKALYSLPECWIGTTLDVRADGELVKFYHRGTLVKVHPRQPAGGRSTDRGDLPEHKAGYALRDLAALIAACAAHGPNIGIYAERILDDPLPWTRMRTVYRLLGLVRRYGAQRVEAACSLSLDLDVVSVTKIASMLERATETCAPALPRAVGQEATRFSRDPSEFSSTPTPLTVISHSESEETR, translated from the coding sequence ATGGCTTTTCGGGAGGTCAATGTGAACGAGATCAGGGAAGTACTGCGGTTGTGGCTGGGGGTGGCCGGGTTACCGGCGCCAGGCCTGCGCACGATCGCCGCGCATTGCGGCCTGGACCGCAAAACGGTGCGCCGCTATGTGCAGGCCGCGCATGCTGCCGGTCTGCGCCGAGACGACGACGCCAGCGTGATCGATGACGGGTTGATCGGGGCGGTCGCCGAGGCGGTGCGCCCGGTGCGCCCGCATGGTCATGGTGCGGCGTGGGAACAGTTGTTGGCGTTCGAGGGACAGATCAGGGCGTGGGTGGCCGGCGACGGTGAACAGCGGCCGTTGACGATCACCAAGATCCACACGTTGCTGGCCCGGCAGGGGTGTGTGGTGCCGTATCGAACGTTGCACCGATTCGCCAGTGAGCGTTGTGGTTTCGGCCGCAAGGGCACCACGGTACGGGTTGCTGATGGTGATCCCGGCGTGGAGTGCCAGATCGATTTCGGCTACCTGGGAATGCTCACCGACGCCACGGACGGTCGGCGCCGCAAGGTGCATGCGTTGATCTTCACCGCCGTCTACTCCCGGCACATGTTCGTCTGGCTGACGTACTCGCAGACCCTGGCGGCGGTGATCGCCGGATGTCAGGCGGCGTGGGCGTTCTTCGGTGGGGTGTTCGCAGTGCTGATCCCCGACAATTTGAAACCGGTGATCGCTTCTGCTGATGCGCTCAACCCGCAGTTCACCCGTGGGTGGCTGGACTACGCCGGTCATGGCGGATTCCTCACCGACCCGGCCAGGGTGCGGTCCCCGAAGGATAAGCCGCGGGTGGAACGCGTGGTGCAGTATGTGCGCCGAAACTTCTGGGACGGTGAAACATTCAGCAGTCTCGACGAAGCTCAGCACGTCGCGACCGTGTGGTGTGAGCGCACCGCCGGGACCCGCATCCACGGCACCACCTGCGCGCGTCCGCTGGAGGTGTTCACCGCCGAAGAACAGCCGCTACTGCTGGCGATGCCGGGGGTCTATGACGTGCCGGTGTTCAAAGCGGTCAAGGTGCACCGTGATTTCCACGCCGAGGTCGCCAAAGCGCTGTACTCGCTGCCCGAGTGTTGGATCGGCACCACGTTGGACGTGCGTGCCGATGGGGAGTTGGTGAAGTTCTATCACCGCGGCACGCTGGTGAAAGTCCATCCCCGCCAGCCGGCCGGGGGCCGCAGCACCGACCGTGGGGATCTGCCCGAACACAAGGCCGGCTACGCGTTGCGCGACCTGGCAGCGTTGATCGCGGCGTGCGCGGCGCACGGGCCCAATATCGGGATCTATGCCGAACGCATCCTCGATGACCCGCTGCCCTGGACCCGGATGCGCACCGTCTACCGCCTGCTGGGCCTGGTGCGCCGCTACGGCGCACAGCGCGTCGAGGCGGCCTGCTCACTGTCACTGGACCTCGATGTGGTCTCGGTCACCAAGATCGCCTCCATGCTGGAACGCGCCACCGAAACCTGCGCACCGGCACTACCGCGGGCAGTCGGACAGGAAGCCACCCGGTTCTCCCGTGACCCATCCGAATTCAGCTCCACCCCAACACCATTGACCGTGATATCCCACTCCGAGTCCGAGGAGACCCGCTGA
- the istB gene encoding IS21-like element helper ATPase IstB gives MTTSTNRKPAEPVGADLLRLLKTLKLGALADTLPERAALARQHKLSHIGFLETLLADEVSRRESRSAALRAVKAGLDPTMRFDSWNALDDLRYDRTLLGDLTSLRFLDAGQSAIILGPVGVGKTHLATALGHMAIRRRHSVMFGRADKLFTRLRAARLDNTVDAEIRRLAAVDVLIIDDFALRPLDATETSDFYEIVVERHRTKTTIATSNREPAEWLTMTADTLLAQSAIDRLTSTAHTLVIEGPSYRQRTRDQLDPGHPDQHPQ, from the coding sequence ATGACCACCTCCACCAACCGCAAGCCCGCTGAGCCGGTCGGCGCTGACCTGCTGCGACTGCTCAAAACCCTTAAACTCGGCGCCTTGGCCGACACCCTGCCCGAACGCGCCGCACTGGCCCGCCAACACAAACTCAGCCACATCGGGTTCCTCGAAACACTGCTGGCCGACGAGGTGTCACGACGCGAATCCCGGTCCGCGGCACTGAGGGCGGTCAAAGCTGGGCTCGACCCGACAATGCGTTTCGACAGCTGGAATGCGCTCGACGACCTACGCTATGACCGCACCCTGCTCGGCGATCTGACCTCGCTACGGTTCCTCGACGCCGGGCAATCGGCGATCATCCTCGGACCCGTCGGCGTCGGCAAAACACATCTGGCAACAGCACTGGGGCACATGGCCATTCGCCGACGCCATAGTGTCATGTTCGGTCGCGCCGATAAACTGTTCACTCGGCTACGCGCCGCCCGCCTCGACAACACCGTCGACGCCGAGATCCGCCGACTGGCCGCCGTCGACGTCCTCATCATCGACGACTTCGCGCTACGGCCCCTCGACGCCACCGAGACCAGCGACTTCTACGAAATTGTGGTGGAACGCCACCGGACCAAGACAACCATCGCAACCTCCAACCGCGAGCCGGCCGAATGGCTGACCATGACCGCCGACACCCTGCTGGCCCAATCAGCCATCGACCGACTGACCTCCACCGCCCACACCCTGGTCATCGAAGGACCGTCCTACCGCCAACGCACCCGCGACCAACTTGACCCAGGCCACCCCGACCAGCATCCTCAATAA
- a CDS encoding WXG100 family type VII secretion target translates to MAQLNTDAAVLAKEAANFERISGELKGVIAHVESVAGALASQMVGQAGTAAQAALQRYHEAAARQIQELNDISANIHTSGVQYTATDEDQASVVASAMNI, encoded by the coding sequence ATGGCACAGTTGAATACCGATGCCGCTGTCCTCGCCAAGGAGGCAGCGAACTTCGAGCGAATCTCCGGTGAGCTCAAGGGCGTCATCGCGCATGTCGAGTCGGTGGCGGGCGCTCTGGCCAGCCAGATGGTCGGGCAGGCCGGTACCGCGGCGCAGGCGGCCTTGCAGCGTTACCACGAGGCCGCTGCCCGCCAGATTCAGGAGCTGAACGACATCTCGGCCAACATCCACACCTCCGGTGTGCAGTACACGGCCACCGACGAGGACCAGGCCAGCGTTGTCGCTTCGGCGATGAACATCTGA